The sequence below is a genomic window from Tenacibaculum tangerinum.
AGCCTCAATAATAAGACCTCTAAAATAGTTTTCAAATTCTTCTTTCGATGAAAATTCAGAACTCTCAAATTTGTCCCAAAAAAGACTTTTCATTTTCGAGACATCTAACGGAATCGCTAAAAAAGGTACAGCGATAGTTTCGCCATTATTTGTTCTTGTTGCTTTTACAATCTCTTCATAGGTTTTAGAAGGATTAAACCTATCTATTCTTTCGTATGAAAAAACAGTATCTTTTTCTGATGGTTTGAAGGTAAAATCAGAAGTTTCGTTTAAAACTTGAATACTTTCGTAATCGAAGTTAGAGAAAAACGAGTTTCTTTTAGAAGGGTCGCTAGGATTTAGTGTGTTTAGATACGTGTTATTCTGTTTAACCATAACAGAGGTACCCACATCAACATTACCTAAAATAGAATCTAATTTATAGGTGGTAATTCCGTCTGCATTTTCTCCTTGCGAAGTCGAAATATAAGGTAGTTTTAGTATAACCTTATCTAAATCGACAATAGTATCATTACTAGCACTGTTTTTTAATCCAGCAACATATCCTACTTGAGAAACAATAGAAGCTTCAATTTTTTCTGCATTAGGGTTGTTATATACTCCCAACCAATATTCGCTAATACTAGCGTTGATGTTATCGGCTTGTACGCTGTCAATGTTAATAGGAGTTATTTCTACATCTAATAAAAACTCTCCTGTTTCAAATTTATCGTTGTTAATGACGTTTGTTCCTACATCACTAAAGTCTTTTTCACAAGCTATATTAGCTGCTAAACATAGCAAACTAATACCAATGGCTCCAATTTTTCTAATCATTATTCGCTTAATTCTAAAACGTTCTCTTTATAAAATTCTATGTATGCTTCGGTTAAGTTTTCTTCTGACTGAAAGTCTAAAATTTTAACATTACTTTGTTCAATAAAAGCTTCAATTTCTTCGGGTAAACTCTCACTGCCCTTTATAATAGCATCTGAATTTTCAATAGCACTCTTTAAAAGATTATTATGACTCGGTGTTTCGATTGTCGCTACTTTAGCATTTTCAATTTTATCAAAACGAATTTTATTAGCCAACTCGTTATTCAAATCTTCAATAGTACTATTATAAAGCGAAGTTACAATCTTACTTTCAGTGAACAACGGTTCTTCTTTATAAAATTCTCTTAAATATAAAGGTAATAGTGAAGCCATCCATCCATGAACATGAATAATATCTGGAGCCCAGTTGAGCTTTTTAACCGTCTCAACCACACCTTTTGCAAAGAAAATCATACGTTCGTCGTTATCGTCAAACAGCTTATCATCTTCATCAGAGTACACCGCTTTACGCTTAAAGTATTCATCATTATCAATAAAATACACTTGCATTCTCTCTTTAGGAATCGAAGCAACCTTAATTATCAAAGGCATATCCATGTCGTTAATAATTAAGTTCATTCCCGATAGGCGAATTACCTCGTGTAACTGGTGTCTTCGCTCATTAATAACCCCAAATCGAGGCATGAAAATACGGGTTTGAATTCCTTTAGAATGTGCATTTTTAGCAACGTTAAATGCGGTAGATGATAATTCTGTTTCTGGTAAATAAGGAATTACCTCTGATGAAACGTATAAAATTCTCTTATCCTTCATTAATCGATCTCTTTTGTTGAAAGGTGCAAAAATACGAAAATTAATGCAAAAATCGTGTTAAATTACTAATTTTGCACGCATTCCTATTAATAAACAATGAAAGTTTTCACCACAAAATTCGAGTTGAGAGAATTTTTATCAACTCAAAAAAAACACGGAAAGTCTATTGGATTTGTCCCAACCATGGGGGCATTACATCAAGGACATCTTTCGCTTATCGAAAAAGCAAAAAAAAAAGCGATATTACTGTAGCTAGTATTTTTGTTAATCCTACACAATTTGACAATAAAGAAGATTTAGAAAAATATCCCAAAACATACGAAAACGATGTCGCATTATTAGAATCTGTTCGTTGTGATGTGCTATTTTTTCCTTCAGTAAAAGAAATTTATGCTGAAAACATCGCTTCTGAAAAGTTTGATTTTGACGGATTAGAACACCAAATGGAAGGAAAGTTTAGAGAAGGACATTTTGATGGTGTAGGAACGATTGTAAAAGCCTTATTCGAAATAGTGGAGCCTAATACTGCTTACTTCGGAAAAAAAGATTTTCAGCAATTACAAATCATTAAAAAACTAGTCAAAAAATATAGCATTCCTGTTACCATAAAAGGAATGCCAATTTTTAGAGAGAAAGACGGATTGGCGATGAGTTCTCGAAATACGCGTTTAACTACAGAATATCGAAAAGCAGCACCTTTTATTTACAAAACGCTTAAAAAAGCTAGAAAGAAGTTTGGCACAAAAAGTGTTACTGAAGTAACAGAATGGGTAGAAAAACAGTTTGAGAAACATCCGTTATTAAAACTCGAATATTTTACCATAGCCAATGAAGAAACATTGCAAACAGCAACCGATATAGAGTCCAATAAAAAGTACCGTGCTTTTATCGCTGTTTTTGCAGGAGACATTCGCTTAATTGATAATATAGGGTTGAAGAATTAAATAACAAGACTTTATATAGGTAAAAGTGACGTTTTTAAAATGTTAAAATCATCAAAAAACAAGATAGTATTCATTAAAAAACAACTATTTTTGCAGCATGTTAGTACAAGTAGTAAAATCTAAAATACACCGTGTTAAAGTAACGAATGCGGATTTAAACTATATAGGAAGCATTACCATTGATGAAGATTTAATGGATGCGGCAGGTATTATTGAAGGAGAACGTGTTCAGATTGTAAACAACAACAACGGTGAACGTTTAGAAACCTATGCAATTCCTGGTCCGAGAAAAAGCGGTGAGATTACTTTGAACGGTGCGGCAGCACGGAGAGTTCAAAAAGGCGATGTGCTTATTTTAATCGTATATGCTTTTATGGAGCTAGAAGAGGCTAAGAAATTCAAACCACAATTAGTATTTCCGAACGAAGAAACCAACTTGTTAGAATAGTTTGAGTTCACCAGCCAAAAAAATCATAAAAATAATACTACCTCTCATTTTGGGAGGTTTTTTAGTTTGGTATTCCTTATCAAAAATTTCAGTAGAAACCCTTGTACAGTATTTTAAAGATGCGAACTATTTATGGATAGCATTAGGGTTGTTCTTCGGAATTTTAAGTCACTTATCGCGAGCCTATCGTTGGAAATTTTTACTAGAACCCATGGGATACAAACCCGATTTTGGGAATAGCGTGATGGCGGTTTTGGTGGCTTATTTAGTAAATTATGCCGTACCAAGAGCAGGAGAAGTGTCGCGAGCAGCAGTGATGGCAAATTATGAAGACATTCCGTTCGAAAAAGGTTTTGGAACCATCGTTGCCGAACGAATGGCAGATTTACTCATGATGCTGAGCATCATACTAATTACCCTCTTTCTACAATTCGATTTTATATATGAACTACTAACCAAAAATTTCGACCCACTTAAAATAGGAATCCTCTTAGCTGGTTTGGTATTGATTTTTATGATTTTTACACGCTTTGTAAAAAAGGCAACATCTGGTATCGGACTGAAAATCAAGATTTTTGTTGTAGGATTGATTGAAGGAGTGACCAGTATTTTTAAAATGAAACACAAATGGACGTTTATTTTTCATACGGTGTTCATTTGGGTAATGTATGTACTCATGTTTTGGGCAACCATTCCAGCAATTGACGGACTGCAGGTTCCGTTAGGAGGGGTGCTCATCGGATTTATCGCTGGCGGTTTTGCCATTGCAGCTACCAATGGAGGAATAGGCTTATACCCTGTGGCAGTTGCCGGAGCCTTGGCTTTATTCGGAATTGCAGAAGAACCCGCCACCGCTTTTGGGTGGATTATGTGGACCGCTCAAACCGCTATGATTATTGTCTTTGGCGGACTAGCATTTGTGTGCTTACCTATCTATAATAAAAATTCAAAATAAATCATTTTACATAAATATTAAAATTATTACAAAATAATTATGTTTATATTTTGTAATATGTAAATTTATTGTATCTTTGTAGCGTGATTCAATATAAAAGTTGAGTCGAATAGCTATTAGAATCAAACAAATGTTAGGTTTTTGGAGTTTTACCTTAATACTTCTTTAAAATTCCACCTAAGCTTTCAGAATTACATCGTAGCCTTTGCTACCCAAGAATTTTTTAATGTAAAACTAAATGTATGAATGCTTATGAATATGGGTTGAAGCACTTTTCTGTAAAGTACCAACCCCAATCCAATTGCGTTGTATTTAACGACAAATATATTATTGATGGAGACGAGGAAGAACATACCCAGTCCGAATACGTTCCTAGCTTGTTTAGGTACATACAAGTGGCTCAGGTATCAGAAAAAAAGTATACACAACTCGCCAATCCTAAAACAATAGATGCCGATACGGTAGAAGATTTTTTAATTCCAAACAATTATGTAACCATTACACAAGACAATACGTTGGAAGAGCTTCCCAATGCGTATGTAAAGGTGTATGAGTATCAGGGGAATTTTTATGTAAGAACCGAAAAAACAGGAACACAACACTTAGAAGAAGTCGAAATAACAGCTACTAGAAACAAAGGCTATAGAAAACCTAAAATTTTTGGCTTAGCAGATATTAAGCTGCGAGAAATTTTAGAAGACACCTCTGTTTCACTCATTTTCTTTTTTACCGAAGACGGAGCCGTATTAGAAAAGGCGTATGCAAGTATAGATACTATAGAACCTAATGAAATAGTATTCTTTTTAGAAAAAGAAAGCTTGTATAACCCTATTTCTGTAGCAAAAATTAAAGTAGGACAAGGCATCACAAAAGATAAGCAGCTACCCTTTGATGCCATTGCAAAACTCGCACAATTAATGGGCGTAGCCATAGAAAAAAAGAATGTAGAAAACATTTTTAAAATACACTTTACTACTGAAAAAGAAGGTACAACTACGATTGTGTATCAGGTAGGAAATTATGTATT
It includes:
- a CDS encoding glycogen/starch synthase; this translates as MKDKRILYVSSEVIPYLPETELSSTAFNVAKNAHSKGIQTRIFMPRFGVINERRHQLHEVIRLSGMNLIINDMDMPLIIKVASIPKERMQVYFIDNDEYFKRKAVYSDEDDKLFDDNDERMIFFAKGVVETVKKLNWAPDIIHVHGWMASLLPLYLREFYKEEPLFTESKIVTSLYNSTIEDLNNELANKIRFDKIENAKVATIETPSHNNLLKSAIENSDAIIKGSESLPEEIEAFIEQSNVKILDFQSEENLTEAYIEFYKENVLELSE
- the panD gene encoding aspartate 1-decarboxylase, translated to MLVQVVKSKIHRVKVTNADLNYIGSITIDEDLMDAAGIIEGERVQIVNNNNGERLETYAIPGPRKSGEITLNGAAARRVQKGDVLILIVYAFMELEEAKKFKPQLVFPNEETNLLE
- a CDS encoding DUF4270 family protein; the encoded protein is MIRKIGAIGISLLCLAANIACEKDFSDVGTNVINNDKFETGEFLLDVEITPINIDSVQADNINASISEYWLGVYNNPNAEKIEASIVSQVGYVAGLKNSASNDTIVDLDKVILKLPYISTSQGENADGITTYKLDSILGNVDVGTSVMVKQNNTYLNTLNPSDPSKRNSFFSNFDYESIQVLNETSDFTFKPSEKDTVFSYERIDRFNPSKTYEEIVKATRTNNGETIAVPFLAIPLDVSKMKSLFWDKFESSEFSSKEEFENYFRGLIIEASGTDGSLVPFNLTASPGPSLEFHYTKYLVDASNTVTDTINRKYNFPLSGIQNSVYKMTPSTTSTANSFVIQGTAGSMAEVKIIDDVKLQELRSNNWLVNDASLTFYVNNEISDDASILPQRLFLYQNKENESGGTSPTQLIDAYIEAVNFGGNLEKEDDSPEKYTFRITNYISNLLSGEEDTTAEPLILKVYNPTDTPVTSTSVSTYNWNPRAVRLFNGDITANETKRAVLKISYSKEK
- a CDS encoding lysylphosphatidylglycerol synthase transmembrane domain-containing protein gives rise to the protein MSSPAKKIIKIILPLILGGFLVWYSLSKISVETLVQYFKDANYLWIALGLFFGILSHLSRAYRWKFLLEPMGYKPDFGNSVMAVLVAYLVNYAVPRAGEVSRAAVMANYEDIPFEKGFGTIVAERMADLLMMLSIILITLFLQFDFIYELLTKNFDPLKIGILLAGLVLIFMIFTRFVKKATSGIGLKIKIFVVGLIEGVTSIFKMKHKWTFIFHTVFIWVMYVLMFWATIPAIDGLQVPLGGVLIGFIAGGFAIAATNGGIGLYPVAVAGALALFGIAEEPATAFGWIMWTAQTAMIIVFGGLAFVCLPIYNKNSK